The stretch of DNA GCATACAACAGTTCAGAGagcaacaaaataaaaaacgctGCATGCTGATCCTACTAATGGTAGAGGATCTAGATCCGAGGTAACGAACTAATTTGACAGCAAGCTAAAATAAGTAAGCTGACAGCAAACTGATTGGTTGGACTACTGAGAGACAAGAGTTTATGAGAATTTTAATGGTTCCATACCTGTCCCCTTCCAACAGCACAAACTTCCTGGGTAGTGCAAATTGAGCCAGAACCCATTCCAACACGCAATCCATCCACACCGGCTTGAATCAAATTCTGCGCCTGTGCAATTGTCACCACATTGCCTCCGATCAAATCCACCTCTGGATACATCTTTGCATACTTGATCATGTCAAGCTGATAAATGGAGTTCCCCTGCGAACTATCAATCACGATAGCATTTGCCCCCGCCTTAACTAGCTGCTCCAGCCTTCGCTTGTCATCCTCACGGGTCCCAATGGAGGCCGCAACTACGAACTTCCCATCCGATCCAAGCGATGGCTTGCCTAGCTTGGGATAGCTCCGGATGCGCTCGACATCCTTGGCGGTGATCAGGTCAATAACCTCGCCGTCGTCAGAAACGAGAGGGGCGTAATCCAAACCCTCGTCGGCAAGGAAGGTGGCTGCTTGCTCGAAGTCAAAGGAGGCGGATGCTgagcggggagcgggccgcATGTATTCCGAGACAGGGGCAGGAACCTCACGAGAGGCCGCATCGGCTGCAACAGCGACGCCGACGAGCCTGGAGAGCGAATCCCCGCGCTCGGTGACAATGGCGTATTCATTGCCAGCGAAATCGTTGAGCGTCGGAGCGGAGGACGGGGCGAAGAAGGGCACGGATGACACGAAAGGGAGGCGGCGGGACTTGGCGGCGCGGATGATGGCGGCCTGGGCGTCGGTCTCGGTGTTGCAGTGCACGACGGCTGCGGCGCCGAGCGAGGCCATGgccgcggccatggctgccTCGGATACGGTGTCCATGGGGGACGCGACGCAGGGGATGGAGAGAGGCAGGCGACGGGAGAGGCGGGTGGAGAGGTCGACGGCGTCGGCGGGGAAGCCGATGTAGCCCGGGAGGAAGATGACGTCGTCGTAGGTGTAGGAGACGCCCTGGGAGAAGAGGCGCGGCGCCGCGAAGCCGTCGTCGGCGAGGTCCGCGCGGCTCGCCGCCATCGGTGGGTGtggggtttagggttttggcggcggcggcggcggtggcggcggggagggtgGGAATGGAGGAAGTCGTGAGGAGCGTGGCGGAGCGCGCTGTTTTTGTGCTCTGCTCCGTGGATAGGGATTTGTTTGGCGGGTAGCAAAGCGGGGTGATGAGTCGATGACACGTGGGCCCGATCTTTCCCCCACCCGTTCTGTCAGAGGATTGCTGGGCCGACAGTTGGGGCCGAATTGGGCCGTGACGATATGGACCACTATTTGCCGATGATGACCCACGAATATATGCCTTGATGATACAAATTTTCTTGCGGAAAAGTCATGTTCGTTGTCTCGTTAAAGTTTGGTAACTCGGCCACATTTCGGTCAGATGTAGAGGTACGTGTTGGTCTAAACTTGAGTGGCCAATTTGGGCACCTCGGTTTCAGATTCCACATTGGCCAAGCTTCGATATAGCTTTAGCTCCATGTATACAACCCAAACTAATGAGAACTTTACTCGGTTGGTGCTGATGTAGCACCACGCCCTCTTCCTTTTCCGGTAAATACCAAAATGCTCCACGTGGGTCGAAAGAATCTCGACATGATAAGGGCAATGGAATTGGTACCTCCCCGCTCTACCCATTTTTGAGACGCAACGCAAGGAAGGCCACGATAATGACCATTTCATTTCATCCACGCGTGTAAGACTGACTCTCCAAATTCAAACTTTTCTCTATGCCTCAATCGAATTTGTCCTCTTTTTATATTGATCTCAAATCACAAAAGAGCCCGAGCTCATCACGGCTCCGCTGAAGGGCCCACAGGTCCACTCAGAGCCGACCCAACCCATCTCGGCCGTCCAACCCACAGGTTCACCTTTTCGTTTTTCTACCGAATCCCGCCCACtcccggaaacgaaatttcggccgaaatttcgccgaatttcgctaattccgaacggaaagagaattcaaatttaaaaaacgaaatttcggtgaatcccgaccgaaatttcggtgattccgaccgaaatttcggttatttcgaccgaaatttcggttatttcgaccgaaatttcggttttgtcaccgtaaaatgatgcaaattaacagaaaatgatgtgtatatatggaaaaattg from Panicum virgatum strain AP13 chromosome 9K, P.virgatum_v5, whole genome shotgun sequence encodes:
- the LOC120649565 gene encoding inosine-5'-monophosphate dehydrogenase-like produces the protein MAASRADLADDGFAAPRLFSQGVSYTYDDVIFLPGYIGFPADAVDLSTRLSRRLPLSIPCVASPMDTVSEAAMAAAMASLGAAAVVHCNTETDAQAAIIRAAKSRRLPFVSSVPFFAPSSAPTLNDFAGNEYAIVTERGDSLSRLVGVAVAADAASREVPAPVSEYMRPAPRSASASFDFEQAATFLADEGLDYAPLVSDDGEVIDLITAKDVERIRSYPKLGKPSLGSDGKFVVAASIGTREDDKRRLEQLVKAGANAIVIDSSQGNSIYQLDMIKYAKMYPEVDLIGGNVVTIAQAQNLIQAGVDGLRVGMGSGSICTTQEVCAVGRGQATAVYKVSSYAKDHNVPVIADGGISNSGHIVKALSLGASTVMMGSFLAGSHEAPGTYEYKDGRRVKKYRGMGSLEAMTKGSDARYLGDTLKLKVAQGVVGAVADKGSVLRFIPYTMQAVKQGFQDLGASSLQSAHDLLRSETLRLEVRTGAAQVEGGIHGLVSYEKKVF